In Thermodesulfovibrionales bacterium, the genomic stretch CAGTCGTCGCAAAGCTCTCTTCGCCGTTCTACCATGCAGCGGCGATGGATGGATATGCTGTGAGGTTTGCCGAGACCTTTGGTGCATCTGAGACGACTCCTGTGAGGCTGCGCGTGGGTGAACAGGCCATCCCTGTTGACACGGGAGACCCCATCCCTGACCGTTTCAATGCGGTAATCATGATCGAGGATGTGAATATCGTGAGAAGTGGTCAGTCAGGGGTCAGGAATCAAGAGGTTCAGGGAAGAGCAAAGGAAGGGGGAGTCTGTGGGCACTACGAAGAACATGTCGAAATCATTGAGCCTGCAACTCCCTGGCAGCACGTGAGGACGATCGGAGAAGATATCGTTGCAACAGAGCTTATTCTTCCTGAGAACCACAGGATCAGACCTGTAGATATCGGTGCTCTTCTCGCCGGAGGGTATAGGGAGATTATGGCGAGAAGAAGGCCGAAGGTTGCCGTAATCCCCACGGGGGACGAGATTGTTGAACCCGGGACTGAACTGGTCCGGGGCAATATCATCGAGTATAATTCGCGGGTCCTCGGCGGCCTCGTCACAGAGTGGGGCGGAGAACCTCTGAGACTTCCTATTGTCCATGACGATCTTGGAGAACTCGAGGCAGCAATCGCGGCGGCCTGCGATTCATCGGACGTGGTTGTGGTCAATGCGGGTTCTTCCGCAGGATCAGAGGATTTTACGGCGCAGGCTGTGAGTGAACTGGGGGAGATTATTATTCATGGCATCGGGATCAGGCCCGGAAAACCGGTGATACTCGGTGTCGTACGGGGGAAGCCTGTCCTCGGCATCCCGGGTTATCCCGTCTCTGCATATATAACCTTCGATCTCTTCGCGAGGCCGATGATCTATGCCCTGCAGGGGATGAAGGTCCGGCAGCCTGAGAGGATAAAGGCCCTTCTGTCGAGACAGACAGCGTCACCCTTGGGACAGGAGGAGTTTGTGAGGATGAAGGTTGGGGCCGTAGGGAACAAGATGATAGCAACGCCCATAGGCAGCGGCGCGGGGGTGATCATGTCTCTGGTCAGGGCTGACGGTATCGTGAGGATACCCTCAATGTCCGAAGGGATAGGCGCAGGGTCGCAGGTTGACGTTGAGTTGTTGCGGGATAAAGATGAGATAAGGAACACCATTGTCTGTATCGGAAGTCACGACAACGCCCTCGATGTCCTCGCGAATTCTCTTAAGAAGAGATGCCCCGAATTCTCCCTCTCTTCCGCCCATGTCGGTTCTATGGGGGGTCTCATTGCCCTCAAGAAGGGAGAGGCACACATGGCAGGGACGCACCTCCTCGATGAGGAGACGGGGCTCTATAATATTCCCTATATCCTGAAACTTCTCCCGGACAGAAAGATTGTTCTCATAAACCTTGTTTACCGGCAACAGGGTCTTCTTGTGAGGAAGAGTAATCCAAGGAAGATACAAGGTTTTGAAGATCTCCTGCGGGAAGATGTCGTATTTATCAACAGACAGCAGGGAGCGGGGACGAGGCTTCTCACAGACAAACATCTCAGGGAGCTTGGCATAGATCCCTCCCGGGTGAAAGGATACGAGAGAGAGGAATACACGCATATGGGGGTGGCCTCAGCTGTGTTGACCGGTATTGCTGATACAGGGCTTGCGATCTTGGCCGCCGCAAATGCCCTGGACCTCGATTTTATCCCTGTTGCGCGGGAGCGGTACGATCTGGCGATTCCCTATGATTTCATGGAGCTGGAGATGATAAAGGCCCTCTTGGAGATAATCAGGGAAGACAGAGAGTTCAGAAATGCCGTCGTCAGCCTTGGAGGATATGATGTAAGTGACATGGGGAAGATACTCTATGAATCTTGACGGTGTAGTCGCATACGAAGGCGGACATGCCTCAAAGCCTTCTGCTGACCGGGCTATGGGCTTACGGTCCGCATATGCTGACCAGCTAATAAACCTGACTCTTGCCCGCGAATCGGAAGCCGACCCCGAAGTATTGAATTATGCGGGGCCACGTTAGATCCTTTCCGTATAGTGCAATGAAGGTATGATATCTAAGTGTCTTCACTATGTTTGTTCGATTGGTTTCATCGTGTTCGCCCTGCTTCTCGTGCCACTTTCGTCAGGAGCCGATGATGTTGCCCGGCGGGGAAACGTGGTCCATCACGATATCAAGATTACTATCCACCCTCAGGAGCATCGTCTTATTGCAGAAGACCTGATAACACTGCCGGATGGGTATCAGGCCGAGGTCCATTTTACCCTCCACAGTGGGCTCGATCCCTCATCGTTGACGCCGGGTGTGAGCATTGTGCGTGAGGGAGAAAGGTCCGGTCATGTCCCTGTCGAATCTTACAGGGCCAGACTCCCTCAGGGCCAAAGGAAGTTCAGGCTCACATTCGGCGGAACTCTTTTTCATCCAGGATCATCAGAGAAGGCAGAGGCGAGGGGCTTCAGCCAGACACCCGGCATCGTTTCAGAGGAGGGTCTATATCTTGCGGAAAGTTCTGCATGGTATCCCCTTTTCGATGAACCCTTCATCACCTTTACTCTTAACGTTCATCTTCCTCCTGAATGGGATGCGGTGAGCCAGGGAGAGCGTGTGCTCCATGCACGGGAAGAGGACGCAACGCGCGTGATCTGGGAATCACCGGAGCCGCAGGAAGAGATATTTCTCATAGGCGGTCGATTTACGGAGTACACCAAGCAGGCCAGCCGAGTCATGGCGATGGTCTTTCTCAGGACGCCTGACAGGGAACTCGCGGAAAAGTATCTCGATGCGACAGCTCGATATATCTCAATGTATGAAAAACTAATCGGTCCCTATCCCTATAAGAAGTTTGCCCTTGTCGAGAACTTCTGGGAGACGGGCTTTGGGATGCCCTCCTTTACACTCCTCGGGCCGACAGTCATACGCCTGCCCTTTATCGTCGATACCTCATATCCCCATGAGATACTCCATAATTGGTGGGGGAACAGCGTCTTCCCCGATTATGCAGAGGGGAACTGGTCGGAAGGGCTGACCGCTTATCTCGCCGACCATTTTATGAAGGAACAGCAGGGGAGCGGCGCAGAGTACCGCGAAACAACGCTCCAGAAATATGCTGATTATGTACTTGGGGGGAGGGATTTTCCTCTCACCCAATTCCGCTCGCGCCACAGTTCTTCTTCAGAGGCCATAGGATATGGAAAGGCCCTCATGTTTTTCCACATGCTCCGCCAAGAGCTCGGAGACGAGGTCTTCAGGGCAGGACTCAGGGACTTCTATGGCGAGATGAAATTCAGGTACGCCTCCTTTGATGACCTGAGAAGGAGCTTCGAAAAAGTCTCTGCAAAGGACCTGAAGACAGAGTTTTCCCAGTGGATAACCCGAACAGGGGCTCCGGAGATAAAAGTGACCCATGGAGAAGTGCGGAAAGAAGAGCAGGGTTATATCCTCTCCGCGCGGATCGAACAGGTTCAGGTCGGGGAGGCATATCATCTTCGCGTACCGGTTGCAGTCACCTTGCAAGGCCAGGAGAGGGCGTATCAGACTACGATCATCATGGATAAGAAGGTGATTGATCTCGCAATTCCTCTTCCTTCAAGACCTTTGCGGTTCGATGTTGACCCTGAGTTCGACCTATTCCGAAGGCTTAACAGGGAAGAGATACCACCTGCACTGTCACAGTCGCTGGGAGCGAAGAGGATGCTGATTATCCTTCCGTCTTCGGCAAAGCCGAAGACAGTCGAGGCCTACCGCGATTTCGCGAGTTCCCTGGCGAATTCCGGTCCTGACGAAGTGGATATAAGGCTTGACAGGGATATTGACAGACTCCCTTCTGACAGAGCGGTCACGGTTCTGGGATGGGAGAACCTCCTTTTCTCCCAGACCCTTACGGTCCTTTCAGCTTATGGTGTGAGCATGAAGAAGGGGGGCCTGTTTCTCGGCAAGGCTGAACTTCCGCAGGAGGACCATTCATTTGTGCTTGTTGCGAGAAACCCTGCAAATAAAGAGGTGGCCCTGACATTCATTGCTTCATCTCCGCTCGAAGCCCTGCCAGGTCTCGCGAGGAAACTCCCCCATTACCGCAAATACAGTTACCTCGGATTTACGGGCATCGGGCCGACAAATGTGGCTAAGGGGAGGTGGCCTGTTACCGATTCACCGATGGCGGTACTCCTGGCTGACAAAGGATCGGTCGCTAAAGTTAAGATGGGAGAGCTTGCTTCAAGGGAACCCCTACTTG encodes the following:
- a CDS encoding molybdopterin biosynthesis protein; translated protein: MKRTIYLSSTPLDEALTRWNKRLHEDKLVRPLPPETIDVTEALGRITSEAVVAKLSSPFYHAAAMDGYAVRFAETFGASETTPVRLRVGEQAIPVDTGDPIPDRFNAVIMIEDVNIVRSGQSGVRNQEVQGRAKEGGVCGHYEEHVEIIEPATPWQHVRTIGEDIVATELILPENHRIRPVDIGALLAGGYREIMARRRPKVAVIPTGDEIVEPGTELVRGNIIEYNSRVLGGLVTEWGGEPLRLPIVHDDLGELEAAIAAACDSSDVVVVNAGSSAGSEDFTAQAVSELGEIIIHGIGIRPGKPVILGVVRGKPVLGIPGYPVSAYITFDLFARPMIYALQGMKVRQPERIKALLSRQTASPLGQEEFVRMKVGAVGNKMIATPIGSGAGVIMSLVRADGIVRIPSMSEGIGAGSQVDVELLRDKDEIRNTIVCIGSHDNALDVLANSLKKRCPEFSLSSAHVGSMGGLIALKKGEAHMAGTHLLDEETGLYNIPYILKLLPDRKIVLINLVYRQQGLLVRKSNPRKIQGFEDLLREDVVFINRQQGAGTRLLTDKHLRELGIDPSRVKGYEREEYTHMGVASAVLTGIADTGLAILAAANALDLDFIPVARERYDLAIPYDFMELEMIKALLEIIREDREFRNAVVSLGGYDVSDMGKILYES
- a CDS encoding PDZ domain-containing protein; protein product: MISKCLHYVCSIGFIVFALLLVPLSSGADDVARRGNVVHHDIKITIHPQEHRLIAEDLITLPDGYQAEVHFTLHSGLDPSSLTPGVSIVREGERSGHVPVESYRARLPQGQRKFRLTFGGTLFHPGSSEKAEARGFSQTPGIVSEEGLYLAESSAWYPLFDEPFITFTLNVHLPPEWDAVSQGERVLHAREEDATRVIWESPEPQEEIFLIGGRFTEYTKQASRVMAMVFLRTPDRELAEKYLDATARYISMYEKLIGPYPYKKFALVENFWETGFGMPSFTLLGPTVIRLPFIVDTSYPHEILHNWWGNSVFPDYAEGNWSEGLTAYLADHFMKEQQGSGAEYRETTLQKYADYVLGGRDFPLTQFRSRHSSSSEAIGYGKALMFFHMLRQELGDEVFRAGLRDFYGEMKFRYASFDDLRRSFEKVSAKDLKTEFSQWITRTGAPEIKVTHGEVRKEEQGYILSARIEQVQVGEAYHLRVPVAVTLQGQERAYQTTIIMDKKVIDLAIPLPSRPLRFDVDPEFDLFRRLNREEIPPALSQSLGAKRMLIILPSSAKPKTVEAYRDFASSLANSGPDEVDIRLDRDIDRLPSDRAVTVLGWENLLFSQTLTVLSAYGVSMKKGGLFLGKAELPQEDHSFVLVARNPANKEVALTFIASSPLEALPGLARKLPHYRKYSYLGFTGIGPTNVAKGRWPVTDSPMAVLLADKGSVAKVKMGELASREPLLAAREKPLTATAKNDERRSTDSGKERKVSLGTVPDFGFGGKGYRLSGVVPGSPADACGLKEGDIIIRINSTPVAGLKDLSDILKSLVPGTSVSITFMRDGKEMTVETEVKVKER